A portion of the Hydrogenimonas thermophila genome contains these proteins:
- the ilvD gene encoding dihydroxy-acid dehydratase — translation MRSDIIKRGFERAPHRSLLRATGLKDEDFDKPFIGIANSYIDIIPGHFFLQEYGRIVKEAIREAGGVPFEFNTIGVDDGIAMGHDGMLYSLPSRELIADSIETVMNAHKLDALICIPNCDKIVPGMIMGALRVNVPTIFVSGGPMRAGHLKDGTPVDLATAFEAVGKRAKGEISDEQLYEIECEACPSGGSCSGMFTANSMNTLCEAMGIALPGNGTVLAMTEERLEMVRTAAKRIVEMAKAEGPNIRDILNEKAINNAFVVDMAMGGSTNTVLHMMAIAKEAEVDFDLARINELSDSVAHIAKISPSLSTVHMEDINKAGGVNAVMKEISKRGDVLKLDAMTVTGETLGERIKDAEIKDTNIIHTIDKPYSEVGGLSILYGNLAQEGAVVKSAGIDPNMRKFSGPAVCFDSQPEAITGIMSGKVKEGDVVVIRYEGPKGGPGMQEMLAPTSLIMGMGLGDKVALITDGRFSGATRGASIGHVSPEAAEGGVIGLLKDGDIIEIDVDAHILRVNLSDEELEARRKEWKPKKKDIPGKWLKRYSLLVSNAANGAVLKTEL, via the coding sequence ATGCGAAGTGATATCATCAAACGTGGTTTTGAACGTGCACCACATAGAAGCCTTTTACGAGCCACAGGGCTTAAAGATGAAGATTTTGATAAACCATTTATCGGTATAGCAAACAGTTACATAGATATTATTCCCGGTCACTTCTTTTTGCAAGAGTATGGTCGAATTGTTAAAGAAGCTATCAGAGAAGCAGGAGGCGTACCGTTTGAGTTTAATACTATAGGTGTTGATGACGGTATTGCAATGGGACACGATGGTATGCTCTACTCTCTTCCAAGCCGTGAACTTATTGCTGATAGTATTGAAACTGTAATGAATGCACATAAATTAGATGCACTCATCTGCATTCCAAACTGTGACAAAATTGTCCCTGGAATGATTATGGGTGCACTTAGAGTAAATGTTCCTACCATCTTTGTATCTGGTGGACCAATGAGAGCCGGACACCTTAAAGATGGTACACCTGTCGATCTTGCTACAGCATTTGAAGCAGTTGGAAAACGTGCCAAAGGTGAAATTTCAGATGAACAGCTTTATGAAATAGAGTGTGAAGCATGTCCAAGCGGCGGTTCTTGCTCTGGTATGTTTACAGCAAACTCTATGAATACACTTTGTGAAGCAATGGGAATTGCACTACCTGGCAACGGAACTGTTCTTGCTATGACTGAAGAGCGTCTTGAGATGGTTCGTACAGCAGCAAAACGCATTGTAGAGATGGCAAAAGCAGAAGGTCCAAATATTCGCGATATTCTAAATGAAAAAGCTATTAACAATGCTTTTGTAGTAGATATGGCAATGGGTGGAAGTACTAACACAGTATTGCATATGATGGCTATTGCAAAAGAGGCTGAAGTTGATTTTGATTTGGCTCGTATAAATGAGCTTAGCGACAGTGTAGCACACATTGCAAAAATCTCTCCATCTCTTTCAACTGTACATATGGAAGACATCAACAAAGCAGGCGGCGTTAATGCTGTAATGAAAGAGATCAGCAAACGTGGAGATGTTTTAAAACTTGATGCAATGACTGTAACAGGTGAAACACTTGGTGAACGCATTAAAGATGCAGAAATAAAAGATACCAATATCATCCACACCATAGACAAACCATACAGTGAAGTTGGTGGTCTCTCTATTCTTTACGGAAACCTTGCTCAAGAAGGAGCAGTCGTTAAGAGTGCTGGAATTGATCCAAATATGCGAAAATTTAGTGGTCCTGCAGTATGTTTTGACAGCCAGCCTGAAGCAATTACAGGTATTATGAGCGGAAAAGTTAAAGAGGGTGATGTTGTAGTTATTCGATATGAAGGACCAAAAGGTGGACCTGGAATGCAAGAGATGCTTGCTCCTACCAGCCTAATTATGGGTATGGGCTTGGGCGATAAAGTAGCACTCATTACTGACGGTCGTTTCAGTGGTGCAACAAGAGGAGCATCCATAGGTCACGTAAGTCCAGAAGCTGCTGAAGGCGGTGTCATAGGTCTTCTTAAAGATGGTGACATCATAGAGATAGATGTTGATGCACACATCCTTCGTGTAAATCTTAGCGATGAAGAGTTGGAAGCAAGACGCAAAGAGTGGAAACCAAAGAAGAAAGATATTCCAGGCAAATGGCTTAAACGATACAGCCTTCTTGTCTCAAATGCCGCTAACGGTGCAGTTTTAAAAACTGAACTCTAA
- a CDS encoding glycosyltransferase codes for MNEIAVIICVYKNDTFEQFKQMFESLEKQTLKNFDIFVQLDGKIKSDLYSYLDNLKNSSKIVYLGKREENKGFAYSLNELVNIVLETGQYKYIVRMDSDDICMIDRIEKQYKFMEENPQIDVCGGWIEEFNIDDGSSQIIKYPEKNSEIIAHLAKRNPIAHVTTFLRADFFHKVGLYDTSKLNEDLDLWIRALAQGVLFYNIQEVLVKVRTSDDFFSRRKNFKRAVEVMQLKIIATKVFSFGIKGYIYAVLHFILFMSPSWLKSTIYKNLRG; via the coding sequence ATGAATGAAATAGCAGTAATTATTTGTGTATATAAAAATGATACTTTTGAACAATTTAAGCAGATGTTTGAAAGTTTAGAAAAACAGACTTTAAAAAATTTTGATATTTTTGTTCAGTTAGATGGTAAAATTAAATCTGATTTATATAGTTACTTAGATAATTTAAAAAATAGTTCTAAAATAGTTTATTTGGGTAAAAGAGAAGAGAATAAAGGGTTTGCATATTCACTTAATGAGTTAGTCAATATTGTTTTAGAAACTGGTCAGTATAAATATATTGTCAGAATGGATAGTGATGATATATGTATGATAGATAGAATAGAAAAACAGTATAAATTTATGGAAGAAAATCCTCAAATAGATGTTTGCGGTGGATGGATAGAAGAGTTTAATATAGATGATGGTTCATCACAAATTATTAAATATCCCGAAAAGAATAGTGAAATAATAGCCCATCTTGCAAAAAGAAATCCAATAGCTCACGTAACAACTTTTTTAAGAGCAGATTTTTTTCATAAAGTAGGTTTATATGATACATCTAAGTTAAATGAAGATTTAGATCTTTGGATTAGGGCTTTAGCTCAAGGAGTATTATTTTATAATATACAGGAAGTATTGGTAAAAGTTCGTACTAGTGATGATTTTTTTTCAAGAAGAAAAAACTTCAAAAGAGCAGTTGAGGTTATGCAGTTAAAAATAATAGCAACAAAGGTTTTTTCATTTGGAATTAAAGGGTATATATATGCAGTTTTGCATTTTATATTGTTTATGTCTCCAAGCTGGTTAAAATCTACTATATATAAAAATTTGAGAGGATAA
- a CDS encoding DEAD/DEAH box helicase gives MSFETLNLNPQIERAIKEVGYTEATPIQAEAIPAILDGKDLLAAAQTGTGKTAAFTLPMLQKLSLKKSSGKRYVRALVLTPTRELAAQVHQSVRTYGKYLKLKSAEIYGGVNIQPQTRTLRNGVDILVATPGRLLDHVNQGHIDLSKVEFLVLDEADRMLDMGFIHDIKKIISDLPHFKQSLLFSATFSDEIKRLSKSILQDPVMIKVAADNTTADRIKQTVHPVDKSKKADLLSYLIGKNNWQQVLVFTRTKHGADKLSKRLAQDGLPSTSIHGNKTQAARMKALKAFKDGRVRVLVATDVAARGIDIDKLGQVVNFDLPEVAEDYVHRIGRTGRAGNAGEAYSLVCIDEKHLLHRIEKLTNRTIEKVMIDGFHPDPSIKSEPVKQRRSQNRRRSFSNRGNQSQNGRSSREGRNFSRRANA, from the coding sequence ATGTCATTTGAGACTTTAAACCTAAACCCACAAATCGAGCGTGCCATTAAAGAAGTTGGCTATACTGAAGCTACACCTATTCAAGCAGAAGCAATTCCAGCTATTTTAGATGGTAAAGACCTTTTGGCAGCTGCTCAGACAGGTACAGGTAAAACAGCAGCTTTTACACTTCCAATGTTACAAAAACTTAGCCTTAAAAAATCTAGTGGTAAAAGATATGTAAGAGCACTTGTATTAACACCTACTCGTGAACTTGCGGCTCAGGTACATCAAAGTGTAAGAACTTACGGTAAATATTTGAAACTAAAAAGTGCTGAAATTTATGGTGGCGTAAATATTCAACCTCAAACAAGGACTCTTCGTAATGGCGTTGATATTCTTGTAGCTACCCCAGGTCGTCTGCTTGACCATGTTAATCAGGGTCATATTGATTTAAGTAAAGTAGAGTTTCTAGTTCTTGATGAAGCAGATAGAATGCTTGATATGGGATTTATACATGATATCAAGAAAATAATTTCAGACTTGCCACACTTTAAACAGAGTCTTCTTTTCTCAGCAACATTTTCTGATGAGATAAAGAGATTGAGTAAATCTATTTTACAAGATCCTGTAATGATAAAAGTAGCTGCAGACAATACAACAGCTGATCGTATAAAGCAGACTGTTCATCCTGTTGACAAATCAAAAAAAGCAGATCTTCTTTCTTATCTTATAGGTAAAAATAACTGGCAGCAGGTTTTGGTCTTTACTCGTACCAAGCACGGTGCCGATAAGCTTTCTAAAAGATTGGCACAAGATGGTTTGCCATCAACATCTATCCATGGAAATAAAACACAAGCAGCACGTATGAAAGCACTTAAAGCTTTTAAAGATGGTCGTGTTCGTGTATTGGTTGCAACTGATGTTGCTGCCAGAGGTATTGATATTGATAAACTTGGTCAGGTAGTAAATTTTGATCTTCCTGAAGTTGCAGAAGATTATGTGCATCGTATCGGAAGAACTGGTCGTGCAGGAAATGCAGGTGAAGCCTATTCATTAGTATGTATAGATGAGAAACATTTGTTGCATAGAATAGAAAAACTTACCAATAGAACCATAGAGAAGGTGATGATTGATGGATTCCACCCAGATCCTTCAATTAAATCTGAGCCTGTCAAACAGCGCAGAAGCCAGAATAGACGCAGAAGTTTTAGCAATCGTGGAAACCAAAGCCAAAATGGCAGAAGCAGTCGTGAAGGCAGAAATTTTAGCAGACGTGCTAACGCATAA
- a CDS encoding STT3 domain-containing protein, protein MKLLDIGEYKLSKKATLLMILGIFVFSVACRMIWVYQFSDMDSFKWNNELMINTNDGYYFAEGARDILNNDLTDSRSPTDTFVSKLTAFLTKILPFSLETIILYMPAFLSSLLVIPMVLIGRTLGNTYLGGIAALLSSITWSYYNRTMVGYYDTDMLNIVFPMFIILGFMLSIKQQHIKYTLISIISIILYQYWYSASYSLILALVGIFAIYILFKDRKNRLNFLFIALLLFSMASIPILLKVLLISGIYLATYYLKDKILAYSLYILAIAFLLVLFTGGFNPILTNLKLYVFREAVASDLENLKLHYFAVTQTVREAGQIPFEVFANRISGHTITFILSLIGYVLLLIRYPIMILTLPMVGLGFIALKAGLRFTVYAVPIMAFGFSYFVLVSSKIFESFIYNETTLKYIKGIFISIAILYALYPNIKHIEQYKVPTVFNKQEVKVLDKLGQIAKKDDYVVTWWDYGYPIRFYSNVNTLIDGGLHSGDLNFPVSFILTKDQVSAANMARLDVEYTERREKEHFSSNLIQEMKDYKFNDINQFLNSLHSKNFKLPEKTRDIYLYLPDRMLNIFPTVNLFSNLDLVTGKRLPQNFFYKTQRFRDLGNIIDLGNGIKIIKNGGKIQIGRKVLMLNSFIVTEYDRSGKLQKHIQNIDPTSPIYVIFMKSYNRFLVLDKKMFNSTYIQLYVLENYDKDLYEPIILSPFAKVYKLKI, encoded by the coding sequence ATGAAACTTTTGGATATTGGTGAGTATAAGCTTTCTAAAAAAGCTACACTATTAATGATATTGGGAATATTTGTTTTTAGTGTTGCATGCAGAATGATATGGGTATATCAATTTAGTGATATGGATTCATTTAAATGGAATAATGAATTAATGATTAACACTAATGATGGTTACTATTTTGCTGAAGGTGCAAGAGATATACTCAATAATGATTTGACAGATAGTAGATCTCCTACTGATACCTTTGTATCAAAGTTAACTGCTTTTTTAACAAAAATTTTACCATTTAGTTTAGAAACTATAATATTGTATATGCCAGCTTTTCTAAGTTCTCTTCTTGTTATACCAATGGTATTAATTGGTCGAACTTTAGGAAATACTTATTTAGGTGGTATTGCCGCACTATTGTCTAGTATAACTTGGAGTTATTACAATAGGACAATGGTCGGATATTATGATACTGATATGCTAAATATTGTTTTTCCTATGTTTATTATTCTTGGATTTATGTTGTCAATAAAACAGCAACATATTAAATATACTCTTATTAGCATAATATCAATTATACTTTATCAGTATTGGTATAGTGCTAGCTACTCTTTAATATTGGCTTTAGTTGGTATTTTTGCTATTTATATATTATTTAAAGATAGAAAAAACAGACTAAACTTTCTATTTATTGCTCTATTGCTTTTTTCAATGGCAAGTATTCCAATTTTGTTAAAAGTATTATTAATTTCTGGTATCTATCTAGCAACATACTATTTAAAAGATAAAATATTAGCATATAGTTTGTATATCTTAGCTATTGCATTTTTATTGGTATTATTTACAGGAGGATTTAATCCTATATTAACAAATTTGAAATTATATGTATTTAGGGAAGCAGTAGCCTCAGATTTAGAAAATTTGAAATTACACTATTTTGCTGTAACACAAACTGTTCGTGAAGCTGGACAAATACCATTTGAAGTATTTGCAAATCGTATAAGTGGTCATACTATTACATTTATTTTATCACTTATTGGATATGTTTTATTATTAATAAGATACCCTATTATGATTTTAACATTACCTATGGTCGGTTTAGGATTTATTGCTTTAAAAGCAGGTTTAAGATTTACAGTTTATGCAGTTCCAATTATGGCATTTGGTTTTTCATATTTTGTATTAGTATCTTCAAAAATATTTGAATCGTTTATATATAATGAAACTACATTAAAATATATTAAAGGAATATTTATTTCTATTGCAATTCTATATGCTTTATATCCAAATATAAAGCATATAGAGCAGTATAAAGTTCCAACAGTATTTAATAAACAAGAGGTTAAGGTTTTAGATAAATTAGGTCAAATAGCAAAAAAAGATGATTATGTAGTAACTTGGTGGGACTATGGTTATCCAATAAGGTTTTATTCAAATGTAAATACTTTAATTGATGGTGGTTTGCATAGTGGTGATCTGAATTTTCCAGTTAGTTTTATTCTAACTAAAGATCAAGTCAGTGCTGCTAATATGGCTAGATTGGATGTTGAGTATACAGAAAGAAGAGAAAAAGAGCATTTTTCATCAAATTTAATTCAAGAGATGAAAGATTACAAATTTAATGATATCAATCAATTTTTAAATTCACTACATTCTAAGAATTTTAAACTTCCTGAAAAAACCAGAGATATTTATCTTTATCTTCCAGATAGAATGTTAAATATATTTCCAACTGTCAATCTATTTTCAAACTTGGACTTAGTTACAGGAAAAAGATTACCACAAAACTTTTTTTATAAAACTCAGAGATTTAGAGATTTGGGAAATATAATAGATTTAGGCAATGGTATAAAAATAATAAAAAATGGAGGAAAGATTCAAATAGGAAGAAAAGTTTTAATGTTGAACTCATTTATAGTCACAGAGTATGATCGTTCTGGTAAATTACAGAAGCATATTCAAAATATAGATCCAACCTCTCCTATATATGTTATTTTTATGAAGAGTTATAATCGTTTTTTAGTACTTGATAAAAAGATGTTTAATTCAACATATATACAACTTTATGTTTTGGAAAATTATGACAAAGATTTATATGAACCAATTATTTTAAGTCCATTTGCAAAAGTATATAAATTAAAAATTTAG
- a CDS encoding glycosyltransferase — MTLSLFFTRGVSLEQWLKQGLFEREKLIYEEHLKQGNLDKVYWFTYGSEDRKLANRLKSENRLHKNIEVFEMPKVFNITKIGSYLYSFFLPFIYRKELQKSNILKTNQTDGSWTAVISKKIYGKKLLYRTGYTMSQLENNLKRFNIIIRKCIELVEKFAYNNCDKAIVSSNHNVRYLVNKYSIDTKKIEVIYNFIDRNRFYDFNKQREKKVVFVGRLSEEKNIFNLIEAIHSVDLPLDIYGSGPLKNKLESFIKENNYNVRLLGNISNSLLPEILNKAKYFALVSIHEGMPKSLIEGMACGCICIGTNVSGINEVITEGNGILALSTSSNDIREAFIKALSLTPDEEVKMRLLAKEFIDKNFTLHNVVAKEQDIFKKLCNE; from the coding sequence ATGACGTTGTCTCTATTTTTTACAAGGGGTGTATCGCTTGAGCAGTGGCTTAAACAAGGGTTGTTTGAAAGAGAAAAGCTTATTTATGAAGAGCACTTAAAACAAGGTAATTTAGATAAAGTTTATTGGTTTACATATGGAAGTGAAGATAGGAAGCTAGCGAATAGATTAAAAAGTGAAAATAGACTTCATAAAAATATAGAAGTATTTGAAATGCCAAAGGTTTTTAATATTACTAAAATTGGTAGTTATTTATATAGTTTTTTTTTACCTTTTATCTATAGAAAGGAGTTACAAAAGTCTAATATCTTAAAGACAAATCAAACAGATGGTAGTTGGACTGCAGTTATATCTAAAAAAATATATGGCAAAAAGTTGCTTTATCGTACCGGGTACACGATGTCACAATTGGAAAATAATCTTAAAAGATTTAATATTATTATTAGGAAATGTATAGAACTTGTTGAAAAGTTTGCATATAATAACTGTGATAAAGCTATTGTATCAAGTAACCATAATGTAAGATATCTTGTAAATAAATATAGTATAGATACTAAAAAAATTGAAGTGATATATAACTTTATAGATAGAAATAGATTTTATGATTTTAACAAACAAAGAGAAAAGAAAGTAGTATTTGTTGGCAGGCTTTCAGAAGAAAAAAATATTTTTAATTTAATAGAGGCTATACATAGTGTAGATTTACCTTTAGATATTTATGGTTCAGGACCATTGAAAAATAAACTAGAAAGTTTTATAAAAGAAAATAATTATAATGTTAGACTATTAGGAAATATTTCTAACAGTTTATTGCCAGAAATTTTAAATAAAGCAAAATATTTTGCACTTGTTTCAATACATGAGGGAATGCCAAAATCTTTGATTGAAGGTATGGCCTGTGGTTGTATTTGTATAGGTACTAATGTAAGTGGAATAAATGAAGTTATAACAGAAGGAAATGGTATATTGGCATTATCTACATCCTCTAATGATATTAGAGAAGCTTTTATAAAAGCTCTCTCTTTAACACCTGATGAAGAAGTAAAAATGAGGTTATTAGCAAAGGAGTTTATTGATAAAAATTTTACACTGCATAATGTAGTTGCAAAAGAACAAGATATATTTAAAAAGTTATGTAATGAGTGA
- a CDS encoding MraY family glycosyltransferase, giving the protein MVEIIVFIFSALLTLLMRHFALKKKLLDIPNERSSHTVPTPRGGGLAIVISFYGALLYFYMINSIDPALFYALLAALPIVIVSLIDDVVSLSAKTRLAVQFVSTCLALFALKEHLVLDFYFFRVEGYLLAPLFLLAIIWLTNLYNFLDGIDGYAASQAIFVSLGAYLFFNSEILLVLAATVLGFLIFNWQKASIFMGDVGSAFLGFVFAVFTIYFSNESGSMWIWLVLLGVFWFDATLTIYRRFKNKEQLSKPHKKHAYQRIVQAGFSHQKTVVLAMSINLIGLLLILITYNTIFIPLVSVLYIVLLYFIVLYIDRKKAFDTKVLNAH; this is encoded by the coding sequence ATGGTTGAAATCATAGTTTTTATATTTTCTGCACTATTAACACTGTTAATGCGTCATTTTGCACTTAAAAAGAAGTTGCTGGACATTCCAAATGAGCGTAGTTCTCATACTGTGCCTACTCCAAGAGGAGGAGGTTTAGCAATTGTTATCTCATTTTATGGAGCATTACTCTATTTTTATATGATTAATAGCATTGATCCAGCTCTATTTTATGCATTACTTGCGGCATTGCCTATTGTAATAGTAAGTTTGATAGATGATGTTGTATCTTTAAGTGCTAAAACCAGATTAGCTGTACAGTTTGTTTCTACTTGTTTGGCACTATTTGCATTAAAAGAACATCTTGTTCTTGATTTCTATTTTTTTAGGGTTGAGGGGTATTTATTAGCACCATTATTCCTTTTAGCTATTATATGGCTTACAAATCTTTACAATTTTCTTGATGGAATTGATGGGTATGCTGCATCTCAAGCTATTTTTGTCTCTTTAGGGGCATATCTCTTTTTTAACTCAGAGATACTACTTGTTTTAGCTGCTACAGTTTTAGGGTTTTTAATATTTAATTGGCAAAAAGCTTCTATTTTTATGGGTGATGTTGGAAGTGCATTTTTAGGATTTGTTTTTGCTGTTTTTACAATTTACTTTTCTAATGAATCAGGTTCTATGTGGATTTGGCTGGTACTATTAGGAGTATTTTGGTTTGATGCTACTCTAACTATCTATAGAAGATTTAAAAATAAAGAGCAACTTTCTAAGCCACATAAAAAACATGCTTATCAAAGAATTGTTCAAGCTGGGTTTTCTCATCAAAAGACGGTAGTGCTTGCAATGAGTATAAATTTAATTGGTTTATTACTTATTTTAATAACATATAATACTATTTTTATTCCTCTTGTTTCAGTTTTGTATATAGTACTATTATATTTTATAGTACTTTATATAGATAGAAAAAAAGCTTTTGACACCAAGGTCTTAAATGCTCATTGA
- a CDS encoding polysaccharide biosynthesis protein: MLIEKLLTPSILKRTIFFIFADILLFALSFYLSYLFRLGFYISSEFYVGFYNALPLLIGLKLLMLYLLKIYHVVWRFFSLTEAKKLIFAIFMGNLIFAILFLPFVQVPFPRSVILIDFFISAILVGGFRISKRLLLETKRKPGLKRALIIGVNSKASNLIKSFLSNEIDYYPVGIITDKDKMVGTYLSNIKIHGFDKLKTLIDTFKVNSVIITEDYSSKELDNLFEMLSELGIKEIKIARLLGDKEDKLKDIAIEDLLARKPKDLDTSAIQSFIKGKKVLITGAGGSIGSEIARQCKVFGAKQLILVESSEYNLYKICEDLDSKIAVPKLLSVLERDKLDSIFEELKPDIVIHAAAYKHVPLCESNIDSAVKNNILGAINVIDISIKHGVEKIVNISSDKAVRPTNIMGATKRVIELYAQNVPSGKTEIVSVRFGNVLGSSGSVVPKFKEQIQNGGPVTVTHPEITRYFMLIPEACQLVLQAGAMAKGGELFILDMGEPVKIVDLARKMIRLYGKEGEVEIEFTGLRPGEKLYEELLIDEAECRTKYESIYVAKPTEYPIEKLRENIEELLNSDDKIGALKKIVPEFNHRD, encoded by the coding sequence ATGCTCATTGAAAAACTTTTAACACCATCAATATTGAAGCGTACAATATTTTTTATTTTTGCAGATATACTACTTTTTGCATTGAGCTTTTATTTATCTTACCTATTTAGACTTGGGTTTTATATCTCATCTGAGTTTTATGTTGGATTTTATAATGCTCTTCCATTGTTAATTGGATTAAAGTTATTAATGTTATATCTTTTGAAGATATACCATGTGGTGTGGCGTTTTTTCTCTCTTACAGAAGCAAAAAAACTGATATTTGCTATATTTATGGGTAATCTGATTTTTGCAATTCTATTTTTGCCATTTGTTCAAGTACCTTTTCCAAGAAGTGTTATTTTAATTGATTTTTTTATATCTGCAATATTGGTTGGTGGATTTAGAATCTCTAAGCGTCTTTTACTTGAAACAAAACGCAAACCTGGATTAAAACGGGCATTGATAATAGGTGTAAACTCTAAAGCATCCAATCTTATTAAAAGCTTTCTAAGTAATGAAATAGATTATTATCCTGTGGGGATTATTACTGATAAAGATAAAATGGTTGGAACATATTTATCAAATATAAAAATCCATGGTTTTGACAAACTAAAAACATTGATCGATACATTTAAAGTGAATAGTGTGATTATAACGGAAGATTACTCATCGAAAGAGCTTGATAATCTATTTGAAATGTTAAGTGAGCTTGGAATTAAAGAGATTAAAATAGCAAGACTTTTAGGAGATAAAGAAGATAAACTAAAAGATATTGCTATTGAAGATCTGTTGGCTAGGAAACCAAAAGATTTAGATACATCAGCTATTCAATCTTTTATAAAAGGAAAAAAAGTTTTAATAACAGGAGCAGGTGGTAGCATTGGTAGTGAAATTGCTAGGCAGTGTAAGGTATTTGGAGCAAAACAACTTATTTTAGTCGAATCATCAGAATATAACCTATATAAAATATGTGAAGATTTAGATAGCAAAATAGCAGTTCCAAAGCTTCTTTCTGTATTGGAGAGAGATAAACTAGATAGTATATTTGAAGAGTTAAAGCCAGATATAGTAATTCATGCAGCTGCTTATAAACATGTACCTCTTTGTGAAAGTAACATAGATTCAGCAGTAAAAAATAATATTTTAGGTGCAATAAATGTCATAGATATAAGCATAAAACATGGTGTTGAAAAGATAGTAAACATTTCAAGTGATAAAGCTGTTCGACCTACAAATATTATGGGTGCTACAAAGCGTGTAATAGAGCTTTATGCGCAAAATGTACCAAGTGGTAAAACAGAGATTGTTTCAGTACGTTTTGGTAATGTACTTGGCTCAAGTGGAAGTGTTGTACCTAAGTTTAAAGAGCAGATACAAAATGGTGGACCAGTTACCGTTACACATCCAGAAATTACCAGATATTTTATGCTTATTCCTGAAGCTTGTCAGTTGGTTTTACAGGCTGGTGCAATGGCAAAGGGTGGAGAACTTTTTATTTTAGATATGGGAGAGCCTGTTAAAATTGTTGATCTGGCTAGAAAGATGATTCGTCTTTATGGTAAAGAGGGTGAAGTAGAGATAGAGTTTACAGGTTTGCGCCCAGGTGAAAAGCTTTATGAGGAACTTTTAATAGATGAAGCTGAGTGTAGAACTAAATATGAGTCTATCTATGTAGCCAAGCCTACGGAGTATCCTATTGAAAAGTTAAGAGAGAATATTGAAGAGCTTTTAAATTCAGATGACAAAATTGGTGCACTTAAAAAGATTGTCCCGGAGTTTAATCACCGGGACTGA
- a CDS encoding glycosyltransferase family 2 protein encodes MSEPLVSVIMSVYNDSKFLNESIESILNQSYKNFEFIIVNDGSSDSSLNVINEYAKKDNRIVVIDQKNKGLTKSLNIAIKKSNGDFIARMDADDISCKNRLKEQVKFLVENKEFALVGTNIIKIDQYGNFIEKNKTKYSDSEIRKTFCTRNCIAHGSVMLNRKLLGNILYYDENFKYSQDYRLWTKIARHYKIANLKESLYKLRVHNKSISKQKIEEQSIYAGVVAYEFENNEVVNNLKDEVNNNIDLRKKIGLILLMNFEPKIAMKYFSRRDLYYWISFFATLIDLKKIKNLVKLFK; translated from the coding sequence ATGAGTGAGCCTTTAGTATCTGTAATAATGTCAGTTTATAATGACAGCAAGTTTTTAAATGAGTCTATAGAGTCTATACTTAATCAATCTTACAAAAACTTTGAGTTTATCATAGTCAATGATGGATCTAGTGACAGTAGTTTAAATGTAATAAATGAGTATGCAAAAAAAGATAATAGAATAGTAGTAATAGATCAGAAAAATAAGGGGTTAACAAAGTCTTTAAATATAGCTATAAAAAAATCAAATGGTGACTTCATTGCAAGAATGGACGCAGATGATATAAGTTGTAAAAATAGACTGAAAGAACAAGTTAAATTTTTGGTAGAAAATAAAGAGTTTGCTCTTGTTGGTACAAATATAATAAAAATTGATCAATATGGAAATTTTATAGAAAAAAATAAAACCAAATATAGTGACAGTGAAATTCGAAAAACATTTTGTACTAGAAATTGTATTGCTCATGGCAGTGTTATGTTAAATAGAAAGCTTTTAGGAAATATATTATATTATGATGAAAACTTTAAGTATTCACAAGATTACAGATTATGGACAAAAATTGCGAGGCACTATAAGATTGCAAATTTAAAAGAATCTCTTTATAAGCTCAGAGTTCATAATAAGTCGATTAGCAAACAAAAGATTGAAGAACAGTCAATATATGCTGGGGTAGTTGCTTATGAGTTTGAAAATAATGAAGTAGTTAATAATTTAAAAGATGAAGTTAATAATAATATTGATTTAAGAAAAAAGATTGGATTAATTCTTCTTATGAATTTTGAACCTAAAATTGCTATGAAATATTTTAGTAGAAGAGATCTTTATTATTGGATATCATTTTTTGCAACTTTAATTGATTTAAAAAAAATAAAAAATTTAGTTAAGTTATTTAAATAG